ggGAATGGTAAAATTCCTGCGCAACCAGGCGTGTAATTCAGGCCCAAGGCAGTTTTGATGTGGGACGGCGTGTTTCCAAGATCAATCCGTCAGAACCTTGGTCATTCAAGCAACCTGTCGCCAATATTTGGCTTGTTTGACTACAAATGACTAGCATTGATCAGTATGTGGACTGTGGCCTATTATTGATACCAAGCTTGAGCAGTTCGGCCCAACAAGGTGCCCATGTGAACAAGTAGCACCCCCGGAAACTTGCTCACTCAATGCGAAAGCAAGCACAGGGCGGGGCTGTTGGCAGTGCAGTAGTACCTGAGTCACCCCAGGGGGGCTGGGCGCGCTCtatgtaccagacatgtccGGAGCAGCCCCACACTAAAGCACTGCCCTTGGAACAATAGGCCAAACCAGTTGGCCCCTTGCGCTTGGCTTACAATGGGGATCCAAGTACGGtctggtgtacggagtacatacttaCTTTATGCAGACATGGAAGTTCCAGTGCTGACGCTACAATGTACAGTCCACCTGGCCTCCCAAGTTGAGCTTTCTCATCCTTTGTCGATTTCTTGTTCCCTCGATGCGCCATGAGACGAGCTGCAGTTCCGCAACGCAGTAGTTAGTCTGGCGACCATATCGGCATCGACACAATGGCTGGTGAGCTCAATGTGCGACCATCGTCGGGTTCCAAACCCAAGACTAACCATGTTCCCTCTCCAGATCCGCAATGGTCAGCGATTTCCACAAAGCTGCTACTCGCAGAGCTCCAACGACgcaaagaagacggcgagaGACCAGCTTGCGGTAGCAAGGAAACTGGGTGGTATGATACTGCGGCGCACGTCTTTGCGTTGCTGTTGATCTTGACGCTGAGCACACTAGGTATGATGAGTCCGGGTTCTCGGGAGTTGCAAGCTACATCCACCCGTCCAGGCTTGGAGTTTCGGTGACTGACCTGACGGTGCCAAAGCTTGCGGATTCCCATTAATATCACGGCGCGCGACAACCGGGAAACGACAGAAGACCATCATCTTCTACTGCCAACATGTCGGGACCGGAGTGCTGCTCGCTACGGCATTTGTGCATCTGCTCCCGATGGCATTCGAATCTCTAACCGATCCGTGCTTGCCCTATTTCTTCAGCCAAGGCTATACGCCACTTCCTGGCttcgtggccatggtgtctgCTATCATGGTTGTCGGCGTCGAATCCTACTTGACCGCTCGCGGTGCCGGCCATTCGCATTCACACGCGCACAACTATTTTGATAGCGACGAAAGCGACGGCGGAGGCGAGTTTCAAGATGTACCGCTTCATGATCACCCGGGCATGTCTGCGGGCCGGACGAGAAATCACAGACCGCGGGATATCTCCTTGGGTGACGACACGGAGGCTGCGCAGGGCCTTGTGGCCGGGGTGTCGCCAGTGCCCGAATCCACGCCTACCGCAACCATACACCGACGCGCATCCGCAGAAAACGAGTTCAATGAAGGCGATTCCGACTTGGAACTCGACATGGATGAACTGGACCCTGCTCCCGTCAATCACAATCACAATGGTGCATATGCCTCGTTAACAAAGCCTGGGACTCGGACGGACCCCTCGGAACCGACTCTACATCCGTCGTCACCGGAAGAGACGAGACGACAACTTCTGCAGTGCCTTCTACTTGAAGCTGGTATTCTATTTCACAGCGTTTTTATTGGAATGGCGATTTCTGTAGCCACGGGACCAGCATTTGTCGTCTTCTTAATCGCCATCAGCTTCCACCAGTCTTTTGAGGGTCTTGCTCTAGGCAGCCGCATTGCCGCGGTACCATTTCCCAAGAATTCAATCCGGCCGTGGCTCATGGTCTTAGCTTATGGCTTCACAACTCCCATTGGTCAGGCGATTGGTCTGATTGTCCACAAGATGTATGACCCTGCGTCCATGGGCGGCCTTTTGGTGGTGGGATTTATGAATGCTATCTCGTCGGGGCTCCTGTTATATGCGGGCCTGGTACAGCTCCTGGCAGAAGATTTCTTGACAGAGAAGAGCTATCGCGTTCTGAAGGGCAAGAAGCGTCTTCAGGCGTATCTAGCTGTGGTTGCCGGTTCTCTGCTGATGGCCATTGTGGGTGCATTTGCATAGTTGGTGCCAAGTCCAGGATATTTATCAAGTGGATTGTTCAGCAAGATAGAAAACACATTTGCATTCGTATGTTTTTTTGGCCCTAGCTGGCGTTTATACAGATTAGCGACGGGGTCTGATGGGGTTTACAAAAGTGTGGTAGATGCATGCATACACGGAATGCTATGGAACAGCATAATGCATTTGGTTTATGTCGCTTACTTTAATCGAATAAGTCTTCTACTTGGACTATTTCTATTGATTCGTAGCCATGGGAACAAGACACACGCCGGGCTGATTGTTAACAGGGTATATCATTTTGACAACCGCTGTAACGGGGAATATACGCTCCACCGCGTATAGACTCAACATTGGCACAATTCAAATCAGCACCGGTCATTGCATCGCTACTAACCCCGGTGCCCGGTCTAATCGGCAATTTTAGTGTTAATTAAACTTGAACCgtaatactagtactactactacggaCAGCGGCTCAACCCCAGACTGATCAACCCACTACCGAACCACCAGATCCCTCCGATCCGGGGCAAGCACCAATCACAAGTCCCCTATTAGCTAAACATCGGCCGACTCTCGAGACCTTATCTGCACAACCCAGGATGAAGCTTCATCCTCACACTCACTCTTTTTCGAAACTCATTCTGCACTCGCAGGGCTTCAGACTGCCGTGACTGAAGTGTGAAGTGTGTTTCTCCTGCCCTTGCCCGAGATGTGGTCGGCCGGATTCATCGCACTAGTATTCTACGTCTTCCTCGGCGCGAACCTGTTCTCTCGCCGGTCGCCGTATTTCCACGACCGCGGAGCACCGCCAGCCGGCGCCTGGGCAGATGGACCACTGAAGCTAGTCGATACTCCGTGGACGCTGCACCAAAAGGTTTGTTTCCCCGCCAGTCTAGTGAGTTGAGACGGAGGTGGCTGACAGGAGACGCGGCCGTTTTGCCAGAACGACCTCTTcaccacggcggccacgcaCATGGCGCTCCTGCACAACGCCATCGTCCGCGGCTACAACTCCATCTACCTGCAGGCGCCGCACGTCCGGGGCGACGACGTGCCCGACTTTGCGGCGTACGCCCTGACGTGGCACAAGTTCCTGGTGTCGcaccacgacgacgaggaggacaagcTGTTCCCGGACATGGCCGGGATACTCAGGGACGACGGGATCTGGGGCAACATGACGCAGGAGCACGGTACTCACTACTCGCGAGAGACGCCCATGTTTTGTTGTTGCACGCAGGGCACATACCATGCTGACGCTGATTCCTTGTTTTTTTCGCAGAATCCTTCCTGCCGGGGCTCGCTGCCTTCCAGGCACTCCTCAACACCACCGACGCGACGGCGTATGACGCCGGGGCCCTCCGCGGGGTCATGGACTCGTTTGCGGCGGACCTCTCGGCGCACCTGCACAATGAGGTGGCCgtcatggcggccatggcggcgcaCGAGAACGCGCCGGCGCGGGAGTCTCTCCGGGGCGCGCTGGCGGGCGACATGCTCAAGGCGTGGGGGAAGAACACCGTCACAAAGGCCGGGTACGTCGACGTGCTGCCGTTCTTCCTGCTCAACACGGACCGGACGTTTGAGGGCGGCGTGTGGAGGAACTGGCCGCGCATGCCCGAGGCCGTTCGGTGGAGTATGGTGAATCTGGTGGGGATGAGGCACGGCCCGCGCTGGAGGTTTTCGAGCTGCGATGCTGCCGGGCGGCCGAGGGAGCTGTTTGCTTTGAAGGCCTTGagagaggagaaggagagggagaaggagagaTCTGAGTTGTAGGGCGGTGTGTTTGGTGTTTGGGGCGGGGTgtatatactagtatatagGGGGGATGGGGTGGTGTGAACGCGAGGTTGTTGTGGATATTTTGGGATCAGGTATGTATTTGTTTTCACTGCCTTGGTTTTGTATGATGAGTCCGGTTGGTGAGATTTTGTTTGCTCTAACTTGAATATGGTCATGTCAGAAGGACATGCAAATGCTGCGGATTTGGGTAGTAGAATGATGAAGAACCTAGTTATGAATCATGTTTACGACTGGCCGAAAATGAAGAGGCGTGCAATGCATCGTTGACTTGGAGAAACACGATAGCACGCATGATTAAGAGTCATGATAGATAAATATCAACGGTAGTACTCAAGGATAAGTGGCTGATTTTTCATCGGGTATCTCATTAAAAAGTTGTTTTAAGCCCACATGACCGTTTATATGTTTATACTTGTCTCCATCACAGTTTCATCAGTTCAAGCTATCCAACTCAGACTCTCGCATAATTTGAAACATTACTCCATCTGGAAACTGCTCTCTCCCCGATCGCAGGCTTCTAGTGCATGAGCCAACGCCTTCTTTGCTCTCTCCTCCCGCTTGATGAAGGGTCGGTTGAACATGTCATGAAGGGGACGGGCGCTGTTCGCGTGGTCTGGGTCAAATGTCACTTGTGCATTGTCGCCGCATTTGCTTCGGGTCGTCAAGACAGCAAGGCGCAGCATGTCCCCTCCAATGCCCTTGTTGCGATATCTGTACTTGGTAGTCCAGGCACGGATAACTCCGCTGCCACCCTTGACCGAGGATAATCTCGTCTTCTTGGTTGATCCAGCTGGGGCCACCAGCCGTAAGACGGTAGTCGCAATAAGTTCGTCGCCATACCGTGCAGCAAGAACGTAGTCCTCCTTGCCTTCCGGACTGGTGATCCATTCTTTCCACTTCAAGCTCTCGGCGATTCGAATATAATTTGCCGTCAGGAGCCGTACGCCCGCCAGGTAGGCAATTACAAGCCCGCAAACCATGACGAGCGCAGTTCCGAAGTCGCGGTGCGCATTTTGCCGGTAAATGGCGGTGCAAGCTGCCACCAAGCCCACGAAACATGCCGGATGAACGATGACGGAGAAGGAAGCAGTTTGTCGCTGCTGTGCAATACTGTCGGCGACTAGTCTCATTGCATCTTGCTTCTCGACCTCCTTGGTGACGACACTAAAGGTCAAGGAAGGAAGTCCATCGTGATTGCTGGCGCCATTTGCTGCAATTGATGGTTTCGCAGGCGTTTGAACCGCCATGGTGGAGGACATCTTGATTGACACCAAAATAAGACGTTAGATAAGAACCGCACAGACAGCAAGGCACACATCAATGGACATCACGTCCAGATGGAGGAATAGCTGAACTGTGGTAAACACTGTTCTGTAAAAAAGAAtacagaaaaaaaaatttaaaacTTGAACCATGTCAAATGCAACAGGCCGAGTGACTTCTCGGATAGATCGGCTTgccatgcaatgcaatgTGAGGCTAGTGCAGGAAATATATCGCGTGGGAGCTTACCAGCTAAGGACCCTGAGAATGGCAGGCCGATGCACGTGGGCGGGAAGACAGGGCAACAGTCGCTCAAAAGCAACAGAAGCAGTGGAGAGGATGTCTGGTGGCGTAAGAGATGGGTGTTGCTAGCCTGGGGTGACAATGGAGACAGTTTATCAGCTTTGCGACCGAGACTAGGATGGATGGGAATAACGGCCAAATGATGGCAATGCGGCTGCTGTGATTGGTTTCTAGAGAACTGAGCATGTGTCTGCGGGCTTGCGGCAAGAGACGCAGAAGGCAGAAGATCGTGGCACGTTCTGGATCCGTTGAAAtcatggtgttggtgtttttAGCGCAAGAACCCACACGTGCGCCAGCCAGGTTAAAGCCACAAGGTACTTCCGCGCTTCCGCACAGCTGCATGTATGTAGGAAGGAAGGAGGCTCCATCTGCACCTTCTGTGGGCGACCCTGGCAAGCGCGACCGACTGGCCGAAGCTAGTGGACTAAACTGGTCGAGGGGCCAAGGTAAGCACAGAAATAGACTTGTTCttgttactccgtacagttCAATCCAATTCAGACCTCTTGTACATACGGGCCATCCAGCGGCTCATCGTCTCGTCGTCTCTGCTTCGATGGCGCAAACGTTCCTCCCGGTAGCCAGGCTGAGCTTGATCTATTCTTGGTTCCCGTGTCTCAACCTTGACCGGGCTATGGAAACATGTCGCACTGCCTGGATAATTTCAGGCAGACAGCTTTTGCGAAATCATCAATTTGGTCATCAGGCTTTTTCTCGTCCAACAGAGCCGTTGGCGAGAAACCGCCGTCCTTGATCTTCGGTCGCCCAATTCGGAATCGCCACAAATGTCATGCCAAGTGCCAAGCCGGCAACTTTTCCCATGACCCCAGCTCATCccccatcttcatcgacCATCAATTAGTACCCAGTTCCCAGACACCACGCAAAAGTGGCTTCAGCCCCCAGGTGCAAACGACGACCACAACTATGCCAGTACTCCCTGGGCCAAACCGATTAGGAACGCCTCCCCGGGGCCAATCGCCAAGCCATCGCCAAGTAACTTGGCGATGCGTGAGAACGTGTTTCAGTCCCGCTCTCTGATTGGCCCGCATCCAACGACATCCCGTATAAGTGGTCGATACCGAAGCACCATTTCGACTCATCACGCGAGGCCTAACCCAGGCACGTCCACCCCGACCGAGCATCCTCAATGGTTGTTGGTTGATGTTGAGAGGCGTTCCACAGGCGAGTGAGAGTGGGAAacaagagagaaaaaaccCTATTACGAAGTACCAAGTGCATCATCCTACGCATTCGTCCGAGGCTGTTCCGCGGCGAGTCAACAACAAGGATGCTGACATGGAACTGCGATTTTCGTCCACCGAGCCTACCCATGTGCTCTTAGCAAGTGGATGTCGCGGTTCGAGATTACTAGTCGAAAAGTCATTTTTGATGCCGCATTCAAAGTGTAGTCTGAATATAAGCTGCCCTGGTGGCTGATGCCCATCCCTTTCCCTTTTCTCCTCTTCGCCTGTCCTGTGCCAAGCTTCTATTCTTTCCTCGGCAAGAACTCATATAGCTCTACTCTGCCTTGTTTCATTACAAACGAGTGGACTTATATCCTATTGAGACGAGTTCGTCTCCTTCCCGGTACAGCAATCGTTTCGACAGCTACGAGGCCATCATGTCTAGAAACGGGCCATCAGTTGTCGCCAAGACGTCTGGAGGTAACAGTGCCTACCACAACTTCCACAATGACTTTTTACACGTCTCCGATCTCAACgagcgtcgtcgtctcgccctcgccgaggTCGACAAGGCCCCTTTCGGCTGGTACCATGTCCGTGCTTGTGTTGTCGCcggtgttggtttcttcacCGATTCCTACGACATCTTCACGGCCTCTCTCTTGACCACCATGTTGGGAATAGTCTACTACCCTGGCGTCGGAGCTATGCCTACCAGCTCTGATAACGCCATCAAGCTGGCTACCTCTGCCGGAACTGTTGTTGGCCAGCTTGGTTTCGGTATGTTGGCCGACTTGGTCGGTCGTAAGAAGATGTATGGTCTCGAACTTATCGTCATTATCTTTGCTACAATCGGCCAGGCTCTGACCTCTGGTTCTCCCGCTTGTGACATCATTGGTCTCATCATTTTCTGGCGCGTGATCatgggcattggcattggtgGTGATTACCCTCTGTCCTCCATTATCACTTCCGAGTAGGTTCCCCCAATGCGACACAGACGAGTTCTCGCAAGTTCTTAACGCAGCTAATCCAATCACCTAGATTCGCTACCACCAAGTGGAGaggcgccatgatggctgctgTGTTTGCCATGCAGggtcttggccagctttgCGCTGCCTTTGTCATGCTTTTCGTTACCCTCGGTTTCAAGGGTTCTCTTGAGGGCGCCAAAGACAAGCAGCATTGCACTGGCGACTGTCAGGTTGCTGTTGACAAGATGTGGCGTACTCTGATCGGCTTTGGTGCTGTTCCTGCTTGCATTGCCCTTTACTGTGAGTCAGCCTGGCAAACAAGCCGTCGCTGCCCCATGATACGAAGCTAATCCAATACTTTTATAGTCCGTCTCACCATCCCAGAAACCCCTCGTTATACCTTCGATGTTGCTCGCGATGTCGAAAAGGCCGGCGACGATGTCAAGGCTTACATGACCGGAAAGCATGAAGGCGAGCCTGACGAGGTCACCCGCGCCACCATGGCtcagcaggccaaggacaaccTCGAGGTCCCCAAGGCCAGCTGGGGTGACTTTTCTCGCCACTatgccaagcccaagaaCTTTCTTCTCCTGCTCGGGACTGCTGGTTCCTGGTTCTGCCTCGATGTCGCTTTCTACGGTCTCTCGTTGAACAACGCTCAGATTCTCCAGACCATTGGTTTCGCCACCAGCGGCAAGTCCGTCGCCAACGTGTACCAGTTCCTGTACAATACCGCTATTGGTAACTTGATTATTGTTTTGGCTGGTGCTGTGCCAGGGTACTGGGTCTCTGTCGCCACCATCGACACCCTTGGCCGCAAAACTATCCAGCTTGGtggcttcatcatcctcaccATTCTGTTCGTCGTCATGGGTTTTGCTTACAACCACATCTCTTCCAACGGCTTGTTGGCTATTTATGTCCTTGCTCAGttcttcttcaactttggTAAGTCGAATGCTTTGCCTCGTAATTAACGCTTTAGAAGAACAAGAATATCTTAGATTACTAACATTTTGCCAGGCCCCAACACCACGACCTTCATTGTTCCCGGCGAAGTATTCCCAACCCGATACCGTTCTACTTCCCACGGTATATCTGCCGCCTCTGGCAAGGTTGGTTCCATCATTGGCCAGGGTGCCATTTCTACTCTGAAGACGCACAATGGCCAAAATTGGATGGACCACGTCTTGGAGATTTACGCTCTCTTCATGTTGATCGGTTGCTTCACGACACTGCTCATTCCTGAAACTGCTCGCAAGACACTCGAGGAGCTctgcggcgaggacgacTACGCTGTCACCCACGCCGACCGTGGCTCCAATGGTACCCACGACCTCAACGGGGAGGAGCCCGTCAAGACCTCCTAACAGATAGCATACCCAATTCAACCATTGTTTTTTAAATTGGATTTATATCCTATGTTCGTTAACGGCACCTAATGGACTAATCTGTGCTGGAGGGAGTTGGCCGTCTACTTTTAAGTCTTACTGTAACAAGTGGTATGAACGAACAAGAACCGTCGTGAGGGGGTGCATCAGCCATGAGGCATTATTATAGATACCATATATAGAAAACAGTCATTGTATAAGACGGTTGTTGAAATATGTACTAGTATGATAGTGAtgaaatttataaaaagaaaattgaaagaaagaaaatagCTCAAAGAATCATCCAGTAGACAATAAATGTATCACCTCCCGGGGCCAAGTAGCTATAATGCAGCCCAGAAGTCGTCCGTACAAATTCTCACCTCAACGAGTATATACACCTCTCTACGGCTTGACGAATGCTCCATATATGCCAGGTTAAAGCAGCAACCACATTGTACTTCACCACCCCACAGTGCAAGATTATTTGAAAACGCGCCATCCCACCCGTCAAGGTATAAATAGCCGGGCTCGCTCTACGCCATCGGAGCCCTTTCAGACGGCGTCCGCGAAggcccccccctttcccatGAGCGCGCCAAAAACTCCACGAACTTCGTCCGACTCCCCTCGGCCAAAATAGCACTGCCATCGTCCCGCGAGCCTGAAACCCGGGTATGTGAAGCGGTACAAGCCCACACTACATCTTCCGACAAGAGGCGTCATGAACGGCCCGGCGGCTGCCGTCTGTCGTGAACCGCGGGTATTGCGAGCTTGCCTTGGATCATCTGACGCGCCTAGAAAATCAGGTCAGACGCCACTGCAAAAACATTGTGTTGCCTGTTCGCAGCACTGGACTAGCTAGCCCTGGCCTCTCAAGGAGTTGGACATGAGTATCCAAGGCATGGCTTTTATGCTATTGCGAGGCCTTGTGAGTGGAATACTTGGCGGCGTGTACGTATGATGCTTGCGACACCACCGTTTTCCTGCCTATTTGACATACATATGTAAACCATCAACCTAAACTACGTCGAGCTGGCCAGCCGTGCGGCTTCAGGAGTGATACAGCTCGTCATGAAAGCTCGTACGATCCCCAATTGGTAGTGTCTCACGTGGCATTAAGTTAATATAGAATAAtagtagtaataataaaCCAGATTGGTCATATGAGTAAGACATCTATTAGCGCTACATTTTAGACGTATCAAGGTCAAGAAAAGGCAACAAACCACGCAATAGACCATGAGTacacgcatcgcgatgcgttaGACGTAGTTTACATATATAAATAGAATTGAATATCCTTTACAATCATTCCTCAAAAGACACTCCGTACTGCGACGGTCACAGAAAGATGACTATTCAAAAGTGGCTATGATATTATTCCACGCGCAATGGTACTAGGTCATGAAGATCAGTTACAGCTCGTCACATATCAAAACATGCAATAATAACTCGTCGCACATCATCACTTGttctcggcagccttggcttgTACAACCAACAAATCAGCCCTCACACCCCCTGCAACCAAATTTCCTGCAAGATTGCCCAGGCAAAGTACCAGATCCTCCCTCGACCTGTGCGTCAGCTTACCCTCGTCCAGCTTGGCGGCCACCCTGcgaccgacgacgaccagCTCAGGGCCTGCCTTGGACTCAGTAACGCCGGATTGGGTCTCTGTTATTGCGTACTGGACGAGTTCTTCGACAGTAGATGGGCCCGTTTCTGTCTTGAAATTGACCCTTGATGCCACGGACGCGGGTAATTGGGATGATGCCCTTTCGAATAGAGCATCCCCGACAGAGTTGGATGCTCCTACAGAAGAACGAGCACGAAGAATAGTGGCTGTTGCCCTGGACTTCTCACACAACTGAAGAACGAGGTGAAGAGCAAGtctgtcgtcttcatcgccaaAGTAGAGTAGTAATATGTGGTATGGTTCGTTAGATCCCGGGGCAATTGGCAAGTCTTCCTTCAATGCACCAAATGAGTACTGGCGCATGAGTTTGGCACGCTCCTCGCTCTTGGCTTTGCCTCCGGCGACAGGATCGCTACGCGAAAAGAAAACGGCCACGTTTCGGTCGTGTGAGTCGAAGACTGATTTAACAAAGGATCCGTACGAAGACCCAATCTTGTCGTTGACGCTGGTAGATGATAAAATCTGTGAATCGCCCATGTCCCCAGTTTCGGTCCAAGGAACAAGGAGGAGATCTGAAGCCATGCTGTATGATTTGGCGACAAGAGCCTCTGCAAATCGAGTTTCGGGCATGATGGCGACTTCGCCGGACGCTGAGAGATTGTGCAGCTGTCCAACGGTCCGGAAGGTGTTAACTACAGGGTCATGGCGGCTAAAATCGTCAACTTGGGCGACTGTCATTACGGAAGAGTCACGATCGGTAAGCTGGAGGAGACGGATGCCATGGGCCCAGACAGCCCTGTCCCGGGAAGGGGGTGTAGTAGAAACGTCGTGAATCTCATCAGTTCCTGTATCTGAAGGCGTGGGAGTGCTACTCGGTGTGGAGGGGTCGCCAAACATGGAAAGAAGGCGCAGGAGAGAAGGCATGTTGTCGAGACGAAGGTAGACGAGTAGGCGGTTCACCCTTTCGAGGCCAAGGGAGGAGTCGTCCTTGGGACCTTCGGAGCTAGACGCAGAGGAAATGGGCGCACCAGTGTCCCAGTCGATTTCCCCCCGTCTCCATGCGGCAATCTTCCGCTGGTACCAAGGAGGGTATAGCACGGTCACTATCGGCGTCGTGGCAAACGTGGTGAGAAGAGCCATGACGACAAAGATGGTGAATGTTCTGGTACTCAAAATGTTGGCTTGCAAGCCAATATTCTAAACAAAATATGTCAGCGTCAGTTGCCAACGTATGACTTGAACAACTTTATCATGAAAAGTAAGGCTCACCAGTACAATGAGTTCAACAAGACCCTTGCAGCTCATGAGGACACCAATGGAAAACGATTCTCTCCAAACCAATCCACTAAATCGAGCTGCCACAGACGCGCCGATGATTTTGGAAAAGAAAGCTGCAAACGTGGTAGCGAATACGTATCCCCAGGCGGCTCCTGAATCGAGCAGTCCCAAATTCGTATTCAAACCGGAGAGGGTGAAGTAAAGGGGCAAGAACAAAGCACCAATAAGATCCTCGAGCTTTTCCGTAACACGGATATTGAATCGATCCTGGCGAGGAATGATGAGCCCGGCCATGAAGCCGCCGAAAATAGGGTGAATACCAATGATGCCCGTAAAGAAGGCAGAGACCAGGGCAATCAGAAGAATGAGCGAGATGATGCTCTGCGAGGGACCATGTTCGAGGCTTCCATTGCGGCGCAGCAGCCACAAAAGAGAAGGTTTGACGACGATTAAAAGGAGAAGCATAAACCCAGTGGCAGAAAGTAGGATCCAAAGCGAGTTCAGGCCTGAACCAGCATTTACAAGCGCCACACACAAGGCAAGGAGAATCCACCCTGTCCATTGTAATTAGCTCAAATATCCGTCGGAGAGAGGATGGTTTGGCAAAGCTCACCGACGACATCATTTGCAACACCAGCAGAGAGggtgatgacgccgacgTTGGTATCAAGAAGCTTGAGCTCCGTCAAAATACGACACAGGACCGGGAAGGCCTTGAGTGCGGCGAGGTCGGTCAGCAAGACGGGGAAACGGCACCAACACCGACAGGACGGTTTATGCGGAGACGTACCGTG
The DNA window shown above is from Metarhizium brunneum chromosome 1, complete sequence and carries:
- the ZRT2_0 gene encoding Zinc-regulated transporter 2 codes for the protein MAGELNVRPSSGSKPKTNHVPSPDPQWSAISTKLLLAELQRRKEDGERPACGSKETGWYDTAAHVFALLLILTLSTLACGFPLISRRATTGKRQKTIIFYCQHVGTGVLLATAFVHLLPMAFESLTDPCLPYFFSQGYTPLPGFVAMVSAIMVVGVESYLTARGAGHSHSHAHNYFDSDESDGGGEFQDVPLHDHPGMSAGRTRNHRPRDISLGDDTEAAQGLVAGVSPVPESTPTATIHRRASAENEFNEGDSDLELDMDELDPAPVNHNHNGAYASLTKPGTRTDPSEPTLHPSSPEETRRQLLQCLLLEAGILFHSVFIGMAISVATGPAFVVFLIAISFHQSFEGLALGSRIAAVPFPKNSIRPWLMVLAYGFTTPIGQAIGLIVHKMYDPASMGGLLVVGFMNAISSGLLLYAGLVQLLAEDFLTEKSYRVLKGKKRLQAYLAVVAGSLLMAIVGAFA
- the pho-5_0 gene encoding Repressible high-affinity phosphate permease, producing the protein MSRNGPSVVAKTSGGNSAYHNFHNDFLHVSDLNERRRLALAEVDKAPFGWYHVRACVVAGVGFFTDSYDIFTASLLTTMLGIVYYPGVGAMPTSSDNAIKLATSAGTVVGQLGFGMLADLVGRKKMYGLELIVIIFATIGQALTSGSPACDIIGLIIFWRVIMGIGIGGDYPLSSIITSEFATTKWRGAMMAAVFAMQGLGQLCAAFVMLFVTLGFKGSLEGAKDKQHCTGDCQVAVDKMWRTLIGFGAVPACIALYFRLTIPETPRYTFDVARDVEKAGDDVKAYMTGKHEGEPDEVTRATMAQQAKDNLEVPKASWGDFSRHYAKPKNFLLLLGTAGSWFCLDVAFYGLSLNNAQILQTIGFATSGKSVANVYQFLYNTAIGNLIIVLAGAVPGYWVSVATIDTLGRKTIQLGGFIILTILFVVMGFAYNHISSNGLLAIYVLAQFFFNFGPNTTTFIVPGEVFPTRYRSTSHGISAASGKVGSIIGQGAISTLKTHNGQNWMDHVLEIYALFMLIGCFTTLLIPETARKTLEELCGEDDYAVTHADRGSNGTHDLNGEEPVKTS
- the KHA1 gene encoding K(+)/H(+) antiporter 1 yields the protein MSAISSIVSAATATLSSPTATSTLRASNQGGIIDGANPTKYNPKDPIILFIIQTVLIVTVCHLLHWPLSKIRQPRVIAEVVGGIILGPSVMGRIPGFRQAIFPDASLPNLSNVANLGLILYLFLIGLETDVRFLISNWRIATSVAVAGLALPFGVGCALAYGVYHAFRSDEGLVPIKFEVYMLFIGIAVAITAFPVLCRILTELKLLDTNVGVITLSAGVANDVVGWILLALCVALVNAGSGLNSLWILLSATGFMLLLLIVVKPSLLWLLRRNGSLEHGPSQSIISLILLIALVSAFFTGIIGIHPIFGGFMAGLIIPRQDRFNIRVTEKLEDLIGALFLPLYFTLSGLNTNLGLLDSGAAWGYVFATTFAAFFSKIIGASVAARFSGLVWRESFSIGVLMSCKGLVELIVLNIGLQANILSTRTFTIFVVMALLTTFATTPIVTVLYPPWYQRKIAAWRRGEIDWDTGAPISSASSSEGPKDDSSLGLERVNRLLVYLRLDNMPSLLRLLSMFGDPSTPSSTPTPSDTGTDEIHDVSTTPPSRDRAVWAHGIRLLQLTDRDSSVMTVAQVDDFSRHDPVVNTFRTVGQLHNLSASGEVAIMPETRFAEALVAKSYSMASDLLLVPWTETGDMGDSQILSSTSVNDKIGSSYGSFVKSVFDSHDRNVAVFFSRSDPVAGGKAKSEERAKLMRQYSFGALKEDLPIAPGSNEPYHILLLYFGDEDDRLALHLVLQLCEKSRATATILRARSSVGASNSVGDALFERASSQLPASVASRVNFKTETGPSTVEELVQYAITETQSGVTESKAGPELVVVGRRVAAKLDEGKLTHRSREDLVLCLGNLAGNLVAGGVRADLLVVQAKAAENK